From the genome of Hymenobacter cellulosilyticus, one region includes:
- a CDS encoding HPP family protein: MRRRLREPARRIKLIVYEEMLFDYKEHIWTFLGSFVGIGLIGLLNSYVLERTDTLWIIGSFGATSVLLYGHINSPLAQPRNLIGGHLIGAFIGVTVQKLVGGELWLAAALAVSLTIVSMQITKTLHPPGGATALVANIGSAQLKALGYWYMLMPVLTGVVILLLVALVFNNITGTRSYPRNKHWYKIWQRRYM, encoded by the coding sequence ATGCGAAGAAGACTGCGGGAGCCTGCGCGCCGGATAAAGCTGATTGTCTACGAGGAGATGCTGTTCGATTACAAAGAGCACATCTGGACGTTTCTGGGCTCTTTTGTCGGCATCGGACTCATTGGCCTGCTGAACAGCTACGTGCTGGAGCGCACTGATACGCTGTGGATAATTGGTTCGTTCGGGGCAACCTCCGTTTTACTGTACGGCCACATCAACTCGCCGCTGGCCCAGCCGCGCAATCTCATTGGCGGCCACCTGATCGGCGCCTTTATTGGCGTCACGGTCCAGAAGTTGGTAGGCGGGGAGCTATGGCTGGCCGCAGCCCTGGCCGTGTCCTTGACCATTGTGAGCATGCAGATTACCAAGACCCTGCACCCGCCCGGCGGCGCTACTGCCCTGGTTGCCAACATAGGCTCGGCCCAGCTCAAGGCCCTAGGTTACTGGTATATGCTCATGCCAGTGCTAACGGGCGTCGTCATTCTGTTGCTGGTGGCCCTGGTGTTCAACAATATTACGGGCACGCGCAGCTACCCCCGCAACAAGCACTGGTACAAGATCTGGCAGCGCCGATATATGTAG